Genomic window (candidate division TA06 bacterium):
CCCATCAAATACTCATTGTAAATTGGAAATTGTCGGAGATTCTGCCTGCCCGGGGCGTTTCACGGTCCCCCGTTTCTCGCGAAGTGAGATACACGGGGCCTGCCTCGTTCCACGAGGAGCTTGTCGAAGGGAGCGGAGTCATGAGTTCATCGAACGACGGAGTCGAGGGGCAAGTATGAAATTGTAAACTTGAACCCGCGCCACTGGGCTTCGGCAGTTCGCAGTTTGTAGTCTGCAGTTTGTAATTCTTTCTCCTCCGTCGGCTCACGCCGACGAAGGACGAAATATACCACATCAGATGTCAAGAAAGAATTCAGCAGGTCCTTCGGCTCAGCCTCAGGATGAAAAATACCCGATCCTGTCTGCCGACAGTCTGGGTCTTTTTCAGCTGGGCCTATTTCGTTCGTCCCTCGCGATTCGCACTTTCTTCTCTGCACTCTGTCCTCCGTACTCTGTACTTCCCGAAGGGCAAGTTTTCCCTTGAATCACAAGCGATACACCAATATACTTCCACACCGAATAGAGGAAAAGAGGAGTTAGAGAATGCGGTCCGAAAGAGTGAAAAAGGTTCCTCCGTATCTTTTCGCACAAATTGATAAGACAGAAGAGGAGCAACGGGCAAGGGGCGTTGATGTCATAAGTCTCGGCGTCGGAGATCCAGATGTTGCTACGCCACATTTTATAGTCGATGAGCTCAAATCCACGGCTGAGGAGCCGGAAAACCACCGCTATTCTCCATACGAAGGGCTGAAGGAGTTCAGACAGGCAGCTTCGGACTGGTACAGGCGGAGGTTCGATGTCGAGACAGATGCGGACAGGGAAGTTCATGCTCTTATGGGAGTGAAAGAAGGACTGATACACATGTTTCTTGCCCTCATAGACCCTGGCCAACTGACGATAGTGATGGATCCCAGTTATCCCATATTTGAGGTGGGAACGTCTTTTGCAGGTGGCGAGACATATCATGTCCCGCTTCTTGAAGAGAACAACTACCTTCCTGACCTGAACGCCATCCCGACAGACGTGCTCAAAAAGGCAAAAGTGATGGCTATCAACTACCCACACAACCCGACTTCAGCAGTCGCTCATCTCGATTTCTACAGGAAAGCTGTGGCTTTTGCCAGGGAAAATGGACTGCTTTTGATAAACGATGCCGTCTATACAGAGCTATATTTCGGAGACTTCAAGCCTCCTTCGATCCTTCAGGTAGATGGCGCCTTGGACTGCTGTGTGGAATTTCATTCTCTATCGAAGACTTTCAACATGACCGGGTGGAGGATAGGCTTTGCAATAGGAAATAGAGAAGCCATAGATGCACTCTCAGTAATCAAGACCAATACCGACTCTGGACTGTTCAAACCAATACAAATGGCAGGGGCAAAGGCTCTCAGAGAGGATCTGAACTCTGTGGATTATTTGAGAGAGATCTATAAAAGGAGAAGAGATCTGGTCATATCCAGATTGAGCAACGTGGGCGTGAAACCCTATCCACCAGAAGCGACGTTCTATGTATGGTCGAAAATTCCATGGGGCACAGACTCCATTGACTTCTGCAGGACCGTATTGGAAAAGTCGGGCGTCATAGTCGCGCCGGGTGTTGGTTGGGGCAAGTATGGAGAAGGCTATTTCCGTGTAGCACTCACTGTCGGCGATGAAGTATTGAAGAAGGCAATGGACAGATTGTGCGCAGCGATAAAGGGAGGAGTTTAGATAAGCGGTCTCTTATTGCTTGGCCTTCAGTATCTCCTCTAGTTCTTCCGAATTTGGCGAGCTTGCAACTGCAGTCTCTCTATCAATTGCATTGTCTCTCACAAGTCTTGCCAAGGAAGTGTTCAGGGAAATCATCCCCTCTTTTGCTCTTGTCTGAATAACGTTGGCTAATTGATGCGTCTTCGCCTCTCTGATAAGGGCTCTTACTGCCGCGGTACAAACCATTATCTCTGGAGCAAGAACCATTTTACTCCTGTCAACTGACGGTAGAAGGAGCTGAGAGATCACTCCGATAAGGTTGGATGAAAGTTGAAGCCTTATTTGTCTCTGGGCATGCTGCGGGAAGACGTCTATGATTCTGTCCACAGTCTGAACCGCATCCATAGTATGGAGAGTGGAGAGAACGAGATGGCCTGTCTCTGCTGCAATTATGGCGAAATCAATCGCTTCCAGGTCTCGCATGTCGCCAATCACAATCACATCAGGATCCTCTCTCAACAAACATTTCATTGCATTGGAAAAGGACCTGGTATCTTTGCCCACTTCCCTCTGATTCACTATTGATTTCTTGTCCGTATGAAGGAACTCTATCGGGTCTTCCACGGTGATTATGTGACACTCTTGTCTCTCATTAATGTAATCCACCATAGCTGCTATTGTTGATGATTTGCCTGAACAAGCAGGACCGGTCACCAGAACCAGGCCTCTCTCCTTCTTCGCGAATTCCCGGCAAATCTCCGGAAGACCCAGTTCGGACATGTTCGGAATCCGCGCGGGAATGAGACGGAACACCAGGCCAAGATGGCTTCTCTGCTTGAAGATGCTTACCCTGAATCTGGCAAGATCGGGTAC
Coding sequences:
- a CDS encoding type IV pilus twitching motility protein PilT, with the translated sequence MNIGEVLVKMYNRKASDLILKVDSPPLLRICGQLEPMEMAPVTDEDTKNLVNNLMTKEQQELFYQILDVDLAVNVPDLARFRVSIFKQRSHLGLVFRLIPARIPNMSELGLPEICREFAKKERGLVLVTGPACSGKSSTIAAMVDYINERQECHIITVEDPIEFLHTDKKSIVNQREVGKDTRSFSNAMKCLLREDPDVIVIGDMRDLEAIDFAIIAAETGHLVLSTLHTMDAVQTVDRIIDVFPQHAQRQIRLQLSSNLIGVISQLLLPSVDRSKMVLAPEIMVCTAAVRALIREAKTHQLANVIQTRAKEGMISLNTSLARLVRDNAIDRETAVASSPNSEELEEILKAKQ
- a CDS encoding aminotransferase class I/II-fold pyridoxal phosphate-dependent enzyme, which gives rise to MRSERVKKVPPYLFAQIDKTEEEQRARGVDVISLGVGDPDVATPHFIVDELKSTAEEPENHRYSPYEGLKEFRQAASDWYRRRFDVETDADREVHALMGVKEGLIHMFLALIDPGQLTIVMDPSYPIFEVGTSFAGGETYHVPLLEENNYLPDLNAIPTDVLKKAKVMAINYPHNPTSAVAHLDFYRKAVAFARENGLLLINDAVYTELYFGDFKPPSILQVDGALDCCVEFHSLSKTFNMTGWRIGFAIGNREAIDALSVIKTNTDSGLFKPIQMAGAKALREDLNSVDYLREIYKRRRDLVISRLSNVGVKPYPPEATFYVWSKIPWGTDSIDFCRTVLEKSGVIVAPGVGWGKYGEGYFRVALTVGDEVLKKAMDRLCAAIKGGV